TTCAGTTTATGAGGCAGTAATAGTGTGTGAGGTGTTTCAGTAAATGTAACTCAATTTGTGAAATAGTTCAGTTTATGGAGAAGCCAAGCTTGTAAATGTGCctgagtgtgcatgtgtaagcagaggagggaggtggaaaGGCGCCTGAGCCTCATGGACAGAATACAGCAGATCACTTTCTTCACGTATGGTGATCTATCACTGCTACTGACAGCTCAAGACCTCCACTCACAAGGTCACTCAGTTTCCTATTAGTCAAAATACAATAAGAGGACAGGGCTTCAGACATCAAGTCTGATTACATGTACTTTTATGAGCATTTTGGGAAACTAACTGAATTGCAAATGGAATTTTTTCATCATCTGTCTACCTGTTTATACTTACTTACAAATCTAGAGATATTAAGATTTTCAACTTTATTTAGGATGTTTTAAATGGATTTTATTGTCTAAACAAAGCAACGAAAACATGTAAAATTCTTTTCCACTAAGGAATTAAAGGATAGATTAATACCACAGTAAACACGTGATTTATTATGTTCTTGAGTTGTGTGAAGGCTGTAGATTATCAGTCCTGTGGGGTCAGTGTTAGTTTGAAGAGGCCTGGAAAGTATCTCTTCTACTGCTGTTAGTAGTGAAATATGGATTTCTGAAATCTCCCAATTTCGGAAAATCAAATTGCCCTTTTCATAGGCCACAGGTGCTTGCAACTTCACTTTACACTTACAAGATCATGAACATCATCAATAATCCTTTTTCTACAAATTGTCCTGTCTATATTTCACAATGCAGACTGATGCCATCAGGTAGTAATGTGAGACTGGTGATGTACAAGGTGCAGCAAGGtactatacttttttttcagCCTCAACATTTTCATATGAATTCAGATAAGCACATGAACAAAGAAAGGTTTCATATGGTTTAATGATATGCACACACTTTCATTACAGCAATCTTTTCAAGCCTTAACAAGACTGTTCTGGAGGCGGCTTACAAAAATTTTCATTGGCCAGTTTTTTGCGCAAAAGCACCTCGACTTGTTTCTgacttgcgcacacacacacacacacacacacaaacaagactttCACAGATGCAGATGTGGATATCGTCACTCATTTAGGTCCAGTTGTGACTTCTCTCATTCAGGTGAAAAAATGGGGTGAATCAAACACTCCTTTATACAGCTTTACAGTTAGGTGTGtgcgcacacgcgcgcacacacacacacacacacacacacacacacaaacacagttctGACATGGACTGGATCAGGGCCATTGCACACTTGTTCAGGTACGGCTGATGCACAGAGACTGTCATCCTGTGATGCAGAGTCAGATGATCTTGACCACGGGGAAGTACTTGTGAGCGGAGAAGTCAAACTCTGGGAGCACCTAGGGATGcagacatttaaaacatttttttttttactgaaacaaTGTCTTCACAGTAAACAACAGCTGTTACAAAACACACTACATTAAGGTAAGCCCATCACAATGCCTGGTGATTAAACACCACTGTATACACATCTCagttcttttaaaaacatagaTTTCACAGTTGtaatctctcttttttccctttgtgtGGCAGCGAAATGCAACTAATTTGTATCATTTgagaatgtgtgtattttgttaCCTTAGTCTCCTTTTTGTGCCCTCCAGCCAGCAGCTTCATAACGACAATGTTGGGTTTGGCCACCTTCAGTATACGGTTCACCTGTTATCAATTTTTAATAGCTGGTTACTGACAATGGAAAAGGTAAGAActaacatgcaaacaaacaatttgTCTAGGTTGGTGcaatacaacagaaaaatactgtGACCCCATAAACCAGGAGTCCCTGACCTAATACTTAGTTCATGTGCAATATTGTTATTCCAACTAATTTACATCTCGGAGAAAATCTTTCCAGGAATAGATTTTGACGACAACTAAATTTGTACTGAAGTTTGAATTTGGGGACTCATAGTTTCTTAGCAAATAAAAATCAGACATAATAAAACACCAAACCGTTAGCTGTAAGAgcatgcatttattttacaatagtTTTATTTCCTGACCTCGGGATCTGGGCTGGGCACATTTTCTAGGATGAGCTTGGCCTGCTGAAAGTGTTTGCTGGCTGCCATGTAGAGGTCAGCAGAGCCAGGCGGAGGATTGTACTTCTTCAGATCAGACATCTCCTGCAGTGGGCAAGAGCAGGAGCAAAGTCAGgaagagcaaagaaaaacagactgtggaggagagagCACAAACAAGAATGATGGGATAAAAATAAGGGGCAGGGAAAACatgaattacacacacacagacaaacagtaCCTTAAACTGGATGTAGTGCACAGGTGGGGGGGTGACCACACTGTTGAAGGGGGCAAAGCGATGCTCATAGCGAACCTGCTCGCTGTCCAGCTCAAACTGAGGCTTACGCACCTTTCCGTCCATATCCAAAGCTACCATGGtctgaagagagagacagaggcagagaaaggacGGGTTATACCTGACACCAAAAAAGGGGTGAAGAGAGGTTAtaaatttatgccttaccttgTACATGCCAGCACACATGTTCTGGTATGCTTGACTCATGGTAATCTCCTTGCTGAGGGGGCGTACTGCAAAGTAATCCCAAACATAACATCAGTATCCTCTCTTACACCTACAGGAAGACATCACTTTGACAAAAAATTGGAGTATTTCTTAGCACATTTGGGTTATTGTCATACACACAGAATCCACTGCAGATTAATGCTGATGGAACCAAGTGtacctttctttttcttcttggtCTTTTTGCTGCTGCGTCCTTTCAGTTGCTCCTCCAGAATCCGCTCCTCTGCCATCTGAGAGGAGTCGGCTCTGCTCAGAGTGGACATCAGCCACGCATAAAGGAACTCTGACAGGTACCTGCAGCCAGAAACAAGCACATATTCATTCACAGATGAACTAAAGTGCACCTGAGATCTGATATTGTGTGCGTCAACTGCAGCAACAGTTACcagcaacaaacaaatatgATCCCTTACCAGTAGATGTAGTAGTACTCATGCATGCTGTAAAGTTCCAGTTCAAAGCCACTCAGCAGGTACTGGATCATGATCCTCAGGTTATGGTAGAGGATCCAGGTACCAAGACAAGCTAGATGCTGTCGCTGAGGCTCAAGTTTCATCAGCAGGCTATGCAGCGCTGCATCTACTTTCTCTGCCTGCAGAGCATAAAGTCACAACTGTCCTCAGGATGGGTGCAATGGGTTCATTAATAAGTAAAACGTTTCTATCCAAATAGATCCTGAGCTTGAATGGCAACAATGCAAAAACAGTGTTATTGTGATTAAATACTGTAAGAAAAGAGAGGGTAACAACAGCTGCAGTTCACCTCATCCTGCAGTGTAGCAAACTCTTCAAGAATGTGACCCAGCTTGTCTCTCTGCCGAGCTCGGTTGTGCCCGTGTATTTGGATCAGACTGCAGAACGGCTACagggacacgcacacacacagttacagagTAACACCCAACATCCAAAGTATCAAAAACTCTgattaaagtaaaactgaaaatttccTGCTGTCCTTTCATTTCAGTCAATATCATGGCACTCATCAAGCTCTATTATTAAAGCAATTTTACACCTCTCCTCCAAActatctgtttttattaaacTATTGAAAAAACAGCCCATAAAGCGCACTGAGTAACTGAGGTATTAAAATGTATCAAACTGCAGCAGATGCACTTTTAACAGTAAAGGTGACGTACCCTGGAGCAATGTGTAACAAATGAGTCAATGTAGTCCTTGGCCTGGTGGTTATTAAACAGACAacacctggagagagacaggtgcaaacacacacaataagctCAAGACGCAATCATCTCGCTCaagataaaaaactaaaacaatgacCAAAATCAACCACTGACTTTAGCAACCTTAAATGATTGACATGGTGTTATCTTTTAACCAACGCCAGACTTACTTGTAGGAGAGGACAGGTGGGCTGACAAAGTATCTCAGAGCATCTTTAATCATGTCCTGCATCAGGTGGGTGCCAAACACTTTCTTATTATCTATCAGGAACGTCGTCTGAATTTACAAAAAAGAATCTGATTAGTTCTCAAATACTGGGTTTAATTGACATCCCATTGAATGATACCATCTGAAACACAATTTTCTACTAAATGGATTTATTAATTgttgcaaaacaacaacatgtaacAGATTTCATGGGGTTACTCTGTAGGCATCACAGGGCAAAAATAGTGAATCCTTATATACATGGATGAGAACAGCAACTCACTTGAAGTAGAGATCTGGAGAGCACACAGGGAGACTGCTCACTGAACTCACAGAAGAAGTCCTGGTAAAGCCACAAACACAATATTCAAGTCAACAACAGTCttcatcttttatattttatatatatattcaagGCTAGtaatatttttgtatgtgtatgtctgtgtttctaaTCAGCTATGCTTACCAGTATGCCATGTAGGTTGGTAGTGTTGATTACATCACAGACAGTCTTGATACGTTCTATAAGTTTGCTGAAGTAGGCCACCATGTCCTCCCTCTTAATGATCTTGGCGTAGCGAGGAAAGGTAGGTGGCAGCAGTCTCTGGTTGACCAGGGGCTCAAAGCCCATCATGATGGGGTGGTCTGCAACATACACAGAAAGAAACCAACAAAGGTTAACAAAGGTGAAGAAGCTGTCTCAACTACACGTAGTAAAATGGAGCAAGGTCAAAATTAATTTAAGTTTTGAGGAGGCAGAAGATAGAAGAGGCACATTTAGTGGGCACTGTAATGTAACTGTCTAGGTTGCCATGACGAGCTCTTAACTGGATGGCTGGAGAGCAAGAATGCGTATAATGTGTGTGCAATTTCATGTATGTGTGATACTGTTTCGGttaggtaggtgtgtgtgtgcaatccTTCAGAGCTATTGGTTTGTAAACTCATGCCACACCATAGCATATGCTTGACTTGATGgctgaaaagtgtgtgtgtgtgtgtgtgtgtgtgtgtgtgtgtgtgttacctcctTTAGTGGTGTCATTCTGCGACTGGATACCGTGCTGAATACTGGAATGAATGGCTGATAAGAGGTCAGCTGCCTGAGCAACAAGCTTCTGGGCCTCGCCCACTGAACTAgtctgaaacaaaacacatgaatacaAAGGCAAATAAATTCCCAATGTAATATAGAAGTGTCTGTAAGTACACACAATGCTTGAATGCAATCCTCTTCAATGCTCAGtatcaaacagaaacaaattgtttttgtatgtgtgttaccTCCTTTTTTGTAAAAGCAATCAGTGCAGTCAGTAGAAGGCGTGTGAACTTGATTCTATTGAAAAGTGCCAAGCACTGCTGatgctgaaaaaaaagcaaaacatgcagaaacattAAACaggtacatttttatttttacatttaattcatCTTTGAACCTCCTCTAGACACAGGAATTTACAAAGGCTGATTTTTCCCCCCGACCACCCACAATACATCCATTTTTGGGTCcgatttttttcttcctttaattCTGTTACTATTATGAAACAGCCGGAAAATTCCAGAGTAGAGTCTGTAAAGGTCGTCTCAGGCCCACACTCTGATAGACATGAGATAGTAAACTATTCATAATAAG
This genomic window from Seriola aureovittata isolate HTS-2021-v1 ecotype China chromosome 5, ASM2101889v1, whole genome shotgun sequence contains:
- the naa35 gene encoding N-alpha-acetyltransferase 35, NatC auxiliary subunit, encoding MVMKSAVEDDDAGWGLGIPEKMKNNANWVDITQEFKGACKELNLGELLHDKLFGLFEAMSAIEMMDPKMDAGMIGNQVNRKVLNFEQAIKEGAIKVKDLSLPELIGIIDTCFCCLITWLEGHSLAQTVFTCLYVHNPDLIEEPALKAFALGILKVCDIAREKVNKAAVFEEEDFQAMTYGFKMANNVTDLRVTGMLKDVEDELQRKVKSTRSRQGEQRDPEVELEHQQCLALFNRIKFTRLLLTALIAFTKKETSSVGEAQKLVAQAADLLSAIHSSIQHGIQSQNDTTKGDHPIMMGFEPLVNQRLLPPTFPRYAKIIKREDMVAYFSKLIERIKTVCDVINTTNLHGILDFFCEFSEQSPCVLSRSLLQTTFLIDNKKVFGTHLMQDMIKDALRYFVSPPVLSYKCCLFNNHQAKDYIDSFVTHCSRPFCSLIQIHGHNRARQRDKLGHILEEFATLQDEAEKVDAALHSLLMKLEPQRQHLACLGTWILYHNLRIMIQYLLSGFELELYSMHEYYYIYWYLSEFLYAWLMSTLSRADSSQMAEERILEEQLKGRSSKKTKKKKKVRPLSKEITMSQAYQNMCAGMYKTMVALDMDGKVRKPQFELDSEQVRYEHRFAPFNSVVTPPPVHYIQFKEMSDLKKYNPPPGSADLYMAASKHFQQAKLILENVPSPDPEVNRILKVAKPNIVVMKLLAGGHKKETKVLPEFDFSAHKYFPVVKII